GCCATCATTCCGTGAATCTTTGAAGGAGCGTGGAACTGTGCAGATGCTTACTGTAGGGCGGGAAGCCGCAATTGAAGTTCAGGTTTGTTTTCACTATATATTTCTGGTCGTAAATTTGTTGTCAGTTTCATTTTCTCACATTGTTCCCTGACTACTTCTGATAAAATTTCAGTTTAGTGATATAGACTTGTTCTTAATATGTAGGTGCAATGATCGACTATTGTTCTGTCAGCTCTATACTTTTCTCGACATGTTTACTAATTAGTAATTACTACTAACTTGTATAAATACCATCTTTTGATGCTAGAATCAGTTGTCCTTCACCCTGACCGTATTTGAACCTTAACTTGTGTTATTACCAATACGCCCTAACTATTCTATAAGTGAAGACCTTCATAGAATCCTACATTTGACTTGGCTTCTATGTTGTATCATCATACCAGTTAAGTTTatgtaattgcatgattgtaTAGTTTTCTCCATGCATGGTTTGATTGGCTTCATTTGTCTTTGCAGTCGCTTGTCAGGGTACTTGAATCTAGTACCGGCAACTTGCCTTGTCATTCACTAATCCTGTTTCAGGACCTGTTGGTATCCACAACACTTTCTCCTGTATGGTTTGATCTTCTCAGCCTATTagtttttctgattttgaaatctttttctgattttgaaatcGGTTTAGATGCTTAGGAAGTAGGAACTAAATGATACTCTTTATCCTAGGTTTTTCATAGCAGAATTCTGGGTGCCTTTTATTTCGTGGGGCACTAACTTTTCACCTGTGTTTCTCCTATTTTTGTAGGATGACACCGTAAACCTATTTGCCTATGCGGTTTCAAGGTTGACTCCCCGTGCTTTGTCCTCTGGAGCAAGTTCCTGGTCCTATTTACGCAAAGGAGCTACATCTAATGTTGCCTCAAGTTCTATCTTGTCCCGTTCTGTTGCTGTTTCCGAACCGTATCATGGCTCACACAACAATACTTCAACTGGAGACAACAGTTCTCACATTATACGGCCGTTAAAGCAAGACAAGTGGTCCAAAGGAAATGACGGTTTTCTTGCCACTGATATTTGGGGCGCAGAGCCTAGTACCGGCCTGTCTGCCACTCCAACAGTATTTCTTCATCAGTCCGAGGAAAGGATGTATCTGTGTGCCCATCAACATAAAAGCCTCACCGTAATTTTTCTCATTCCTGTTTCTTCAGTACTAAATGGGGAGCAAGGTCTTTCTATAGTGAAGCAGCAGACTCTGGAGAATGTTAGTTTTTCTGTTTTCTCTAGTAGCTAGAATGTTTGGATCTATTATTAGAAGTTTATGCTTGCTGTTAGCATTGACATGATGCAACCAATTGTTAAATCAATAGAGGTCATGTTGCTCGTCATAAATTGTGAACTTAACTGTACCAGCATCACTGTTAGTGATTCTGGGTTATGTTTTATGCCGAATATCATCTTTTTCTTGATACGAAACTGGTAAAACATGTGGTTTATCTACTCTTCTTCAGGTATCCGTAAAACTGCTGAAAGTTGAAGAAAAACTATCGAAAGGATGGGGCGGTGAGAATGCGTATCATGTTAGTGGATATCGGTATTTACTAGTGGATGGCGACAGAAACCTATCCAGGGCTTCTCCACCAGGAAAGGTGACAACCCTTAGTAAGGTAGAACATTTTCCCACAATTTGGTTGCTCTTTCTTACCTCTAATACTATACTTTAATCTAGTCTAATTATGTTTGCCATATATCAGCTAGACTAGGCTGCATCTTTAATATGTGCTCTGTCTAATGATATCCAAGTTGTTCATATTTCTGCTCTTGGCAGGAGTCCTTACTTGCCTTAAGTAAGCTTAGAGAAGAAGTTGATAGAGAAAAGAGTAGAGCACAGTGGGATAGCGCTGGTCATGAAAAAGAGCTGGAAGTTAGCATCAGGGCGAAAAACAATGCTTGGGTTATTGCTCGGGTAACAAGAGGGAATGAGCTTTATATGGTTCTGGAAAAAGCCAATGAAACACTTCTTTACGCCTCTGATGCTGTTGAGAAGTTCAGTAACAGGTACTGCGCATTCCTTTCAGGAGATGCAAGTAGTTTTTGCAATAGGTCTCGTGATCTTACtattatttgagtttttcATTTATCTCTATATGCACTAGGGCATACTTACAAGCCTGTAAATTTTTCCGAATCGTGCAGGTACTGTGGTGGAGCTTTCTCGTTGAATTAGGGAAAGTTTCATGGATATTGTACAAATATCATAAATTTTGGACAGAACAATTCCATATTCCTGCTTCTGCTCCCCCAAGCAACGTCTTGCAAGGAGAAATAAAACTATGTATCGGTATCTATGATTTGTACACGTAAAAGTTTTAGATTAGCATTAGTTGAACCTTGTTATCTGTATATGCTACTGGGCAAGTGCTGTCACAAGCTAGGGATGAAATTGGAGTAGTTTAGTTTTATGTCACTTCGTAGTTCTATGGGTATTACCTTATATGCTGTATGTGGTTGGCTTGTTTCGTATAGATAAATAGTCAAGAGAAAGATGCATGTTGTGACTTAAAATTTGTTGATGCGCTATAAAATTTTAGGCCACATTTACCCTATTATTGGCTTAGCTAACCTTCATACTTCCTCTTTCATCGAGGGAGCATTGGTAGGTTCCGGACAGTTGAATGCCTCTCTCTTCCCATACATTGTTCTTCTTCAAACTTCGCGGCAATCGACTCAGCGCCAGCACCCCATATCACATAAGTAATCTTCCTAAATCTTCATTCTTCTCCATCTATATTCTAGTAACATAAACATGATGCTGCACTTGAAAATCTTTGTTCCGGGCGTTCTGTTTCGGGTACTTAGTTCTGATCCTTGGAGATCAGACATCGAGACATCGTGAAGCTTAATGGAATTTGTTTGCGCAAGCGCGTTGTATGTTCCTcgtctataaaatacaatGAAAGAGGAAGCTTATTGAGTGTCCTACGCAACGATGCGGAAGCTGCAGAATTGGATTGGAGCAAGAGGAGAGTATGTATCATTGAAGGCCTAGCAGCATGTTACTCCAATGACTAGCTGCTTCTCAGTTCTCATagtcacacatcatattgggATACAAATCCTATTAGGATTTTAACCACGGAAAACTCTCCTTATTCATAGGGTCTactaaaatgtaatttaactACGGTTTTGGTCAATAAAACTTATTGCCTCCAGCCAAACTCATAATTAAGGTGATCTCTAACCCTAATTCACccgactttttttttcagaaagcTTTCTCGATCGTTGTTATAAATCTCGAACATATGTGATATTGCAAAATTGTTGATTGTTTCTTATGTAATCGGTGAAGGTCCTGATCTCTCTTCTGTAAATGTGGATTTGAACATTTTGATCGATTTACAATATAAGACTATTCAGATTACAGGTTTGATTACAATTCGAACTTtcgtttgtttttgtttggatATTGTTGCATTAAGTTTGACATTGCTCTTCTGAAAAATTACTCTAAAGAATATGATTTTGGTTCTTCCAGCTTCTTGGTTAATGTCTGAATTCTATAGACATACGTTACAAACCTCGAAGACAACTAAGGCATGTCTTTAATAGAGTCCTCATTTGTAGGTTCTGGTTGTGTGGATTCTGGTAGGTTATTTCGCAAATGGCAGACTCAAAACAAGCACCAAGCAAACCGACCTTCACAAAGGTTATGCAGCTCCGGCCAACGACCTCTGGTGTTACTCTGATGGTAAAGGTTGTTAGTACTAAGATGGTATTGCCCAAGGGACGTGCTGGTGGCCCTCGAAGCCAAATGCAAATTGTTGAATGCCTGGTTGGTGATGAAACAGCAATGATAATCTTCAGGGCTAGAAACGAGCAAGGTGAGTCAAAGAACATAACTTAATTTGTATGTATATAAAGTTCCAAACTGTAACTATATCTGTCTTGCTTGCTTGATAGctctttcagtttttttttcatatcatGATTTCAAGATATCTAGATATCTCCTCTGATGGAGCTAGGGAAAACTCGACCTTAGAAATTGTGACAATGAAAGTATGAAACAAAGAATGAGGATGACTGGAACTCTGAGAATTGTATCTCTAGCTGGTTTTAGCATTGATCTGATTGTACTGTTATGCATCAAAAGACTACTGCGTTATATGTAATGTAGTacattatttaattttatatatgtgatgtattgTGCAGCGGACCTGATGAAAGAGGGTTCGACTGTAACCCTGCGAAATGCCAAAATTGACATGTTCAAAGGATCTATGAGGCTTGCTGTGGACAAAAATGGCAGTATTGAAGCTGCTGATCCTGCTAGTTTTACTGTGATGGAAAATAACAACCTCTCACTCATTGAATTTGAACGTGTTGATTTCGCTATATGAGGCATTCAATCTCAAAAAAGTTAATTAAAGTGCCCTCTTAGGAAGAAAAAATCAATCTTGAAGTGTAATAGCTAGCCGAGGTTGTCTTCTTACCTTTGCAGCACATAATATATGCCCTTTGGTTGTACTGCCACAATAGATTTTGCTTGCAGTAAGCTGGCTTTTAAATTTTGTCTTGCCTAGCATAACTTCTAAAATACTTTGGTAATTATGAAATGTCTCTAAACAGTTTACAGTACTGTGCGTTTACTGTTGAATTTCTTATGCCATAAAAGTGTTGAAATCCTTTTATTTCCTCATACCAAACTTAACCGGGTTTCGTTATTTGGTTAGAAGAAATCAACAGAAGGGGCACGCATTCATAAAAAAAGCTTCTCATGCAAACCATATCTAAGCTTCTTATTTCGTAGACCTCAATTAGTAAAGCTGTTTTTTcagtttcaaactttcaataaCCATCACGAGTAGAAAGATGCAGCTCAATAGTACACTTATAACCTTAAATCATCTATACAATTCTCATTCATCTAATCATCTCCGTCCTCCAGGAGTAGCTAGCAGCTCTACTTTCTTTCTGTCTTCTTCAACATTCACTGGCCTGATTAATGTCTTTGCAGAAGGTGCGATCCATCGCAAGGAGTCCTCCAGTTCCAAATAGTCTCTACTTCCCATTGTTGGTGGCTCCGGCATCCATGCCTGCAAGGTGCAAGTTTGAGGCAATGGTGGAGGAAAGGTCAATCTATAATGTTTAGGAATGATGAGAGCCTGAACATCTTGATTGTAGAGCTTTATTTCCTTGCAGTAGCTAAATCTATTAAGAAAGCTCAGTAGCCTGGGAAAATATGTCGAATATGATGGCGAGAACCATTCTTGGTCCAAAAGTTCCCCGACTAAAATTGTGGCCTCTAAGGCTTTAACATAAACGTTGGCACTCAAATAACCATCAAAGAACTCAAATCTCTTGATCCATTGGGAAGTGATTGAGGCCTCTAATGCACTATGGCATCCCAATAAAGAAAATCTTCTGATGAACCAATGAACACAAACATTGATATATTTTAAGTTGAAGGCACTATTCAGGATCATCTTTTCACATTTTGAATATGGCAatgaaaaatatgtaaaagatTCAAGATTGAATGCTCGATCAACACGAATAACATTAAGTCGGCAGAACTTAACTTCCAAGTACTTGAGACTAGAGCATCGAACATAACACTTGGAGTTTCCAATGGAACATTCAATTAAGGACAGATACTCGATGGAAGGGCACTGAAAGAGAACAGTGTCGAGATATTGCTCATGTGAAAACCGTGCAGTTTTAAAGTATAGAGTTTTCAAGGACGGAAATAATGGCGCATCTCTGACTCcagttagagtatcttttgcTCCAACTAACGCGTGTGGAACTCTCACACACTCAAGTCTTAGACTAGTTAAAAATTTAGCAGAAGCAATGGCCGCCCAAGGGAAGCGATACAAGTAGCAGCGACTTCTCACCAGATACTCGGTGACAGTCCTATATTGCTTGTCGTCAAAACATGCACTGATATCCAACTCTTTGAGGCCTCTATGAGATGCATATTTCAACCAATTGGTTATGGTAGGAGAATCACGACGCCCATACATCCTCATGTGAAGACTTAGTTTACCAAGGTGCTCTTTCTGGTCGTACTTCTCAAGATAATCTAAATAACCCTTCAAGAAGTTGATGAATTTCCTGTGTTGAAGTTGGAAGTGACCGTAACTGTTAAGGTTGCGGCGCTCAAAATCATCATCCTCATTGAAATCCAGTGAAGGGCATGAAGAGATTGCACCTTGCCATTCCTTGGAAAGAAAGCTCAACTGCACGGCAGGTTTAGTTGGAAGGAGTCGAAGGATTTTGTCAACAACAAGGTCAGGTAAGCGGTGAAGGTTTGGCATGTCATGAGGTGATCGCAATGTGCTATTGGCCATTACAACACTAGTTATGGTTGGCAAATCTGTCTTCTCATCGATGTTGATGCCTTCAATTAAGtataagtatctttcttgtaTTCCTATTTTATTGCGGTCTACTTTTTTATTCTCCTTCAAAAAAGATAATGGTGAAAGGATTCCTAAGGGAGAAAGGATTCATACTCAATAATATTCTCAATGATCAAGAGACAAAAACAACAACGAGCTAGGAAGGTTCGTGAACCAACTAATGTATGCACGGGGCGGTTAtaagacaaataaaataatagcAATTAATTAATGTGATTTAAAGTTAAAGTGAATTTGTTAAAgtagaaataaaaagaaattataatatattgttctatatttatattaaaactatgACTGAATTATAATTAAACAGTAGGACACAAGAAGTAGATTTACAAAGTGGGCATAGTGTGGGCTGACTCGACCCGAAAATTAGGCCCAAGAAGAGCTCTGGTTCACGAGACCGCGGACACAGTATCTAGACCATTAATTGACGAACCCTCCCCAATCGGAATCAGGATCAAAATCAGGTAAATAAATTGATATTTTTGACCTCAGCTTTAGTTTCTTGCATTTCTTGGCATTATTGTTTTGAGTCTTGATTTTTTTGGGATTTCAGGACCTTGATGCCGTTCTTCCTCCTTTGGCGAACCCATTCAGGACCAGAGTTGTTATTTAGGTGACGGAGCAACACCTGCTGGTCCAGGTGAAGGAGTGAATCAAGTCCCACCGATCCAGGTCGACGCCCGTAGTTTTAGGTCAATTTAGCTTTCTCCAATCTCTCAAATTATCTCatctgaaaaagaaaagaaaaaatctcTATAATACTAGCTTTAAGAGAATTCTGGCGTACCATGTAAGCATTGCTAGCATGGATTCATTGATTTGTGGATGAATTGTaataggcataaatgccgatttgcacctcaaacttggctgaaattgtcaatttgcactccgaacttgcatttgattcaatttacacctcaaacttggtaaaaattgccgatttacaccccgaacttgtatttgagtcaatttacctcctaaacttaataaaaattgccgatttgtatcccatccgttaaatttaacggtttctatccaattttgcgtcacatgtcatgcacatgaggggtaatgttgtcattttctatttatatatttctttaaaaaaataaaaatattctttaaaatgaggattattttgttaatcaaattatttatttacatcgttttttctacctacttaaccctactttgaattatatattcaatatactcacccattcaaatatagtgtgttgtgtataaatatatttttatatgtacacattgttggaggatgaacaaaacgagaataataacgacgtaatagaacataatgtaaccgtttattgattgataatgaggccaatatatatgcattacataaccacaatcccgtaggattcagagtcctaatctattacagagatgcaaatctatctctaacaggaaacctaataaggctaagacacacacaatggtataatagtaattctctcggaacacacatttatttttaattttcaatgtatttatttatttatattttttttaatatcttttaacataccatatcacataaaataataaatatataaatcaataacatgtttaaaaaaaacaaacattgtatcaagtgttcctcttaagttattttattaatttatttcattattcaatatgaataaatatataatgacaatactaccccttaaatgcatgacatgtgacttaaaattggattgaaaacattaaatttaacggatagggtgtaaattgacaatttttaccaagtttagaaggtaaattaactcaaatgcaagttcggggtgtaaatcggtaattttaccaagtttaggaggtaaattgactcaaatgcaagttcggggtgcaaattgacaatttcagctaaGTTTggagtgcaaatcggcatttatgccattGTAATATTATTTGAAACCAAAAGTCATGCATAATTTGACTTGCATCTGCATGCATAATTCTCCTACAAGGTATTACTATTCAAGGTATGCAACAGAAGTCACAACTAAGACATTGTCTATAGCATTGAAGATTTACAATTAagtaatcaacaaaataatgtGCCATTGACATGAGTCTTTACAAATCACTTGTTGCCTAGAATAGTTACAACAAAGCATCTCTATCAGCTATAGCACCCCGGGACCCAATACAAGAGTGAAATTGGatacaaagaaagaaattaaaaccCTTCTGTTCATAGCCAGACTTGAAACACCATAGTTGTGTGATCAAATAAAAGAAAGTAAGAAACCACAATATAGTACACAAAAGCCAGTATAAGCACACAATGTTTTGTGTAAGCTTCATCTAAAACGAATCCTTTGCAAAGAGTTGTAGCATCATCTGAACTCCAAATCATTATGAACTGAAAACCAGATAAGGCAAAGACGAGTCCTCATAGTCAGGTGAGAAGTGAAATCTACACATAcgtacagagagagagagagagagagagagagagagagtccaGTAGTACTACATGAGCTTGTAGTAGCAATTGCCTCCAGCAAGAAGAAACTGATAAGGAACCCCACAGTGGCAGCTGAAATGGATCACTATGCACTCCCCAACCTTCTCCACGCTCACCGATTCCTCAAACCTTTTCTGATCACAATCCTCCTGTAATTAAATCACCAAATTAAAACAATAACCAAGCAGTAGAATCGTATTTCACATTTTATACAAATATTAGAAATCTTGGCAGTACCTTGGTGACAGCAGTGATTACAAGACCTTGAACATTCTCATCAGAGGGTTCAGCATTGTTGATAACCTGCACCTCCTgctcttgttcttcttgtaGAGTCTCTGGTGCTTTCTCCTGATCCACCTGAATGGCGTCATCATCGTCGTCATCAACATCTTCAAGCATGACTTGCTCAAACCACAGCGTCATCTCTCTGAACCGATCCTTGATCCTCTTGAGCTTCCTCTGCAATTTCGATTTCCCCAAAAACCCATCAATTTCCAACAACCACCATTATCAAAAATCATCAAGATTCAACTTTGAGCAGGGGATATCATAAAGATTCaatttttgaattgggaaTATAATAAAGATTCGATCTTTACCTTAGTACTGGGGGAGTCGTCGTCGTCGCCGGAGCTGGAGGAGGTGCGGGAGGCGGACTTGGCGGCGGGAGAGAAGGTGGGCTCGGAGACGGCGCGGTGGTGGGTGGGGCGGGGCGGGAGCGTGGAGACCACGGACGGCGGGGAAGCGACGGCGTCGGTGTGGGGAGAGTGAGAATCGAGGTTGGAAATGCAGCGGCGGAGGAGCGGGTTGTGGGTTTCGGAGCGGCCCGATTTGGGGA
This is a stretch of genomic DNA from Argentina anserina chromosome 4, drPotAnse1.1, whole genome shotgun sequence. It encodes these proteins:
- the LOC126791595 gene encoding uncharacterized protein At4g28440-like, producing MADSKQAPSKPTFTKVMQLRPTTSGVTLMVKVVSTKMVLPKGRAGGPRSQMQIVECLVGDETAMIIFRARNEQADLMKEGSTVTLRNAKIDMFKGSMRLAVDKNGSIEAADPASFTVMENNNLSLIEFERVDFAI
- the LOC126790477 gene encoding vacuolar fusion protein CCZ1 homolog B-like isoform X1, whose amino-acid sequence is MGLASASTASSAPEAMQLCVFDLRRGQNEGQELDKILFFYPADLPFSAQFSVIGLSEGLITFTRIFSPEAACEAIEADRHSHVFYEAEPDIWMVMVVEKSMEYEAKWRTDALRRVLKEVHSLFVMFHGSVRAMLDKDPGGVVARSHLYPFVMDYLGAFEKRSPFDECCWDFVGKKLLMPSFRESLKERGTVQMLTVGREAAIEVQSLVRVLESSTGNLPCHSLILFQDLLVSTTLSPDDTVNLFAYAVSRLTPRALSSGASSWSYLRKGATSNVASSSILSRSVAVSEPYHGSHNNTSTGDNSSHIIRPLKQDKWSKGNDGFLATDIWGAEPSTGLSATPTVFLHQSEERMYLCAHQHKSLTVIFLIPVSSVLNGEQGLSIVKQQTLENVSVKLLKVEEKLSKGWGGENAYHVSGYRYLLVDGDRNLSRASPPGKVTTLSKESLLALSKLREEVDREKSRAQWDSAGHEKELEVSIRAKNNAWVIARVTRGNELYMVLEKANETLLYASDAVEKFSNRYCGGAFSLN
- the LOC126790477 gene encoding vacuolar fusion protein CCZ1 homolog B-like isoform X2 — its product is MGLASASTASSAPEAMQLCVFDLRRGQNEGQELDKILFFYPADLPFSAQFSVIGLSEGLITFTRIFSPEAACEAIEADRHSHVFYEAEPDIWMVMVVEKSMEYEAKWRTDALRRVLKEVHSLFVMFHGSVRAMLDKDPGGVVARSHLYPFVMDYLGDFVGKKLLMPSFRESLKERGTVQMLTVGREAAIEVQSLVRVLESSTGNLPCHSLILFQDLLVSTTLSPDDTVNLFAYAVSRLTPRALSSGASSWSYLRKGATSNVASSSILSRSVAVSEPYHGSHNNTSTGDNSSHIIRPLKQDKWSKGNDGFLATDIWGAEPSTGLSATPTVFLHQSEERMYLCAHQHKSLTVIFLIPVSSVLNGEQGLSIVKQQTLENVSVKLLKVEEKLSKGWGGENAYHVSGYRYLLVDGDRNLSRASPPGKVTTLSKESLLALSKLREEVDREKSRAQWDSAGHEKELEVSIRAKNNAWVIARVTRGNELYMVLEKANETLLYASDAVEKFSNRYCGGAFSLN
- the LOC126792491 gene encoding uncharacterized protein LOC126792491 — protein: MADFSSDFSMLRLDSSFSSSLKRPSPPHSHQPNPKKEKLSPPLPSGFSKITPLPPLPKSGRSETHNPLLRRCISNLDSHSPHTDAVASPPSVVSTLPPRPTHHRAVSEPTFSPAAKSASRTSSSSGDDDDSPSTKRKLKRIKDRFREMTLWFEQVMLEDVDDDDDDAIQVDQEKAPETLQEEQEQEVQVINNAEPSDENVQGLVITAVTKEDCDQKRFEESVSVEKVGECIVIHFSCHCGVPYQFLLAGGNCYYKLM